Proteins from one Mycobacterium sp. EPa45 genomic window:
- a CDS encoding heme-binding protein, protein MLKTIVGTAVQIAEGVGNIVGIRLGTEEPEFTVERTIDGVEIRRYGPRIAAETAIDADEEAARNQGFRLLARYIFGANSGSTKIAMTAPVAQQPSEKIAMTAPVATQRMPSGQWVIRFFMPSKYTLETLPTPKDDRVRLVPVPAETVAVLRFNGSTDPAAVNARIGQLLKTLYRHEIEATGDPLAWFYDPPWTLPCRRRNEVVVGVAVDS, encoded by the coding sequence GTGTTGAAGACGATTGTCGGAACGGCGGTACAGATCGCCGAGGGTGTGGGCAACATCGTGGGCATCCGGCTCGGCACCGAAGAGCCCGAGTTCACAGTCGAACGCACAATCGACGGTGTCGAGATCCGGCGATACGGGCCCCGCATCGCCGCCGAGACAGCCATCGACGCCGACGAGGAGGCCGCCCGAAATCAGGGATTCCGGCTACTGGCCCGCTACATCTTCGGTGCCAACTCCGGCAGCACCAAGATCGCCATGACGGCTCCGGTGGCTCAACAACCCAGCGAGAAGATTGCGATGACCGCGCCGGTCGCGACCCAACGCATGCCATCGGGCCAATGGGTCATTCGTTTCTTCATGCCCTCGAAGTACACCCTGGAGACCCTGCCCACACCGAAGGACGACCGGGTTCGTCTGGTGCCGGTTCCCGCGGAGACGGTTGCGGTGTTGCGATTCAACGGAAGCACCGACCCGGCGGCGGTCAATGCGCGCATCGGTCAGCTATTGAAAACCCTGTATCGCCACGAGATCGAGGCGACGGGTGATCCGCTGGCGTGGTTCTACGATCCACCGTGGACCCTGCCGTGCCGGCGCCGCAACGAAGTCGTCGTCGGCGTCGCCGTGGACTCGTGA